The genomic window ATCTTTACCCAGAACTTTAGACTTTATATCCATTGACATTCCTTTTCAGAATTGCTTTATAGTTGTACTTGCTTGTAGTGAGGCATTTATTTCACCACAGTTACTTGTGAGTTGCTCCACTATGCAAACTATGTATTAAGTTTGCTATAATGAAGGCGATGTAAATTTTGTATGTTTACAATCAGTTCAAATACTTTAACAGTATTCAGGTTGGGAATCCCTTTGATATGTCCAAAGTTTAGTTCTGTTGATGCTTGTGTAATAATTCAGTCTGTTTCTTTCCTAAAATTCATACATAAATGGACACAATAACAGATTAATCTAAAAGGtgatgagaaaattaaattaacataAACATACAAACATCTGGCACATGACAACTTAGGAGTGTTAGATTCAATAGGTCTTATAAAGAAGATAGATTCAGTAGTGAACTAAGCCtgggattataaagtaaactgaggctatgttactgcaaaaattaaagaaaaaagaaggaaggaaggggattaAGAGAACGAAAGAGGAAGGCAagtgtggttatcttcttagaattgtatctatgaaatatctgcaatctattctctttatactaatgaaaatttaaaataaattttaaaaagcaaaagagaagatAGATTCATTCTAGCCATGTGAACTTGGGCAAGTCATTATCCCTTGTGATTCAGTTTACtcataaacaaaatgaagaagtTGGGAAAATAATCCGTGAATACCCTTCCTCTTCAAAGGTCAATTATTGTACATTTCAGTTATGCGTCAACGTGTACTGCCATACCCAACCTTTAATTCTGGAGAAGACTGAATACAAATTGTTGCCGTAATGGAATAATGCTCATACACTCCAACATCTATGCTGCTTTTTATTGTTAATCATTctattctttgtctctcttcacaaTAGAacatcctgtgattttttttaaatggagaataaTACAGAGATAAGTGAATTCATCCTGCTGGGGCTAACCAGTGTGCCAGAACTGCAGGTCCCACTCTTCATAATGTTCACTGCTGTCTACCTCCTCACCCTGATTGGGAATCTGGGAATGATCATGTTGATCCTGCTGGACTCTCATCTCCACACCCCAATGTACTTTTTCCTCAGTAACCTTTCTCTTTTAGACTTTTGCTACTCCTCCACAGTCACTCCAAAGATGTTGGTTGGGCTGCTTGTAGAAGACAACGTCATCTCCTACAGTGCCTGTGCTACCCAGATGTTCTTTTTTGCAGTCTTTGCCACTGTGGAAAGTTACCTCTTGGCCTCAATGGCTTATGACCGGTATGTGGCTGTGTGCAAACCATTGCATTATGCCATCATAATGACAAAGAGCATCTGTATTCGTATGGCTGTAGGCTGCTATGTTGTTGGTTTTCTGAATGCTTCTGTCCAAATTGGAGACACATTCCGACTTCCTCTCTGTACGTCCAATGTCATTCATCACTTTTTCTGTGATATCCCAGCAGTCATGACTCTGACTTGTTCTGATAGACACATTAGTGAgctgattcttattattttttctagCTTTAATGTCTTTTTTGCACTTCTTGTTATTTTGATTTCCTACCTGTTGATATTTATCACCATTTTTCAGATGCGCTCAGGTGAGGGATACCAGAAGGCTTTATCGACCTGTGGTTCTCATCTTACTACTGTATCTTTATTTTACAGGACTGTAATTATCATGTACTTACAGCCCAGTTCTAGTCATTCCATGGACACAGACAAAATTGCATCTGTATTTTACACTGTGATCATCCCCATGCTAAATCCTATTATTTATAGTCTCAGGAACAAGGAAGTTAAGAGTTCATTTAAAAGAGCAGTTGAGAAAGCAAAAGGTTTTCTAGGTTTGTCTTTCAATGATGTGAAATCCACAGAAAGTTAATTCATTCCTTTTGGATCTATATCACACAATAACTCAAATTTTAAATGCCTTACAGTGTGTAGAACAtaaaattttatctgttttgttaATCTTTAGTTGAGGAACTCTTTTTAGGGTCTACAAATTAGGAGATACTAGAATAATTTAAATAAGTTTAATGAAATGTGTGTTTTTGATTGCCTTATCTAGATATAATTACTTCAGATTAATAAATTGATGTTTGGgataactgaaatattttaagaaagtttgtggggctggcgccatggctcatttggttaatcctctgcctgtggtgctgacatctcatattggtgacgggttctagtcacagttgctcctcttccagtccagctctctgctgtggcctgggtagcagtggaggatggcccaagtgcttgggcccctgcacccgcatgggagaccaagaggaagcaccgggctcctggcttaggatcggcatagctccagccatagcagccatttgtggggtaaaccaacggaaggaagacctttctctttatctctctctttcactgctaactctgtcaaatttaaaaaaaaaaaaaaaaaagaaagctcgtCATGTGACAGCTTCCAAATGGTGAGTAGCCATATTAGAATAAAAAGGCAGGGTCTGGTATTGTGCTTCAGCAGATTAAGACATCACTTGTAATGACAACATTTCATACCAGATTGCTGGCTTCATCTCCAATTCAGCtgcttttaaaacagaaatagctATACTCATATGAGATAagagactttaaatcaaaaactgcataaagaaaacaaatgacatgatatattgataaaattattgattcagcaagaagatataataatcataaatatgtacacattCAAAACAAGATCATCTGGATATATGCAGAAAATTCTTTAGGCCTAAAGGGATAGATAGGCTTCAATACAAAAAATAGTGGGGGAGTTTAACACCCCATTGTTATCATTGGACAGATCATTCAGAGAGACAACCACGATGCATCAGAGTTGAATCATTCTATTAGATCTAACTGACTTTTAtagaacatttcacccaaaaGCTACAGGATACACATTCCTcacatcagtacatggaacatcATCTAGGgtagaccatatattaggccacaaatcaaatcTCAGTGATGTTTAAAATATGGAAATCAGACAATGTATCTTCTCacaccacaaaggaataaaatcagAAAGTAACAACACAAGAGAAAAATAGTACATTTACAAGccaatggaaattaaacaacagtCTACTGAATGCTTAAGTATGTGTTACACCCAGAAACATGGAAGGATTGcaatcatgaaagaatgtgaaggcagaaaatatcccaGCGAAACTATAATGGAAATTCAAAGcagacaataggaatatttatggaaaaatggtagggccaagttgttatttatcaatagaaaactagaatgtgaatagcctaaattatccaattaaaagatGTAGACTGCCATAATGGATTAAATATCAAGACCCATCCATTTTTTTACCagaagaaatacatctcaccaacaacgATAcctgtagactgaaagtgaaagaatggaaaacgATATTCCAagttaatgaaaagcaaaaaataggagcaggtgtagccatcctaatatcaaacaaaatagactttaacacagtAACtgtaaaaaagagataaagagggacactgtgtaatgattaagggatcaattcaaacaGGGAGCTGTGACtaacataaatgtatatgcacgcAATGCCAGGAAGCCtatgtgtttaaaataaatattatgtatcTAAAAGGAGatgtagactccaatacaaaaaGAATGGGTGACTCCAACacaccactttcatcaatggacagatcaattacacagaaaatcaacaaagaaacaaaggagctaattgacactatggacaaaatggacctaactgatgtCCATAGaatctttcatcccacagttgcagaatacatatttttttccagAAGTGTATGAAACTTCTCTAGACtatatgctagaccataaagctaGTCTCAACAATtccaaagaattgaaatcataccacagTGGAAttaagattgaatcagtaataaagactcttgcaacatagaaaagcccaggacaggatggcttcactgctgaattctatcagatatttaaagaagaactaattccaattctcaatctattcaaaaagattggaagggaatcctcccaaactctttctaagaggccagcatcaccttaattcctaaaccagaaaaacataACAATGATGTTTTTacatgtaaaaacaaaaatcctcaatagaaTACTAGATAATCAAATCtgacaaaaaattagaaagatcattcaccaggactAAATGGGATTtc from Oryctolagus cuniculus chromosome 1, mOryCun1.1, whole genome shotgun sequence includes these protein-coding regions:
- the LOC100342103 gene encoding olfactory receptor 5B17-like, producing the protein MENNTEISEFILLGLTSVPELQVPLFIMFTAVYLLTLIGNLGMIMLILLDSHLHTPMYFFLSNLSLLDFCYSSTVTPKMLVGLLVEDNVISYSACATQMFFFAVFATVESYLLASMAYDRYVAVCKPLHYAIIMTKSICIRMAVGCYVVGFLNASVQIGDTFRLPLCTSNVIHHFFCDIPAVMTLTCSDRHISELILIIFSSFNVFFALLVILISYLLIFITIFQMRSGEGYQKALSTCGSHLTTVSLFYRTVIIMYLQPSSSHSMDTDKIASVFYTVIIPMLNPIIYSLRNKEVKSSFKRAVEKAKGFLGLSFNDVKSTES